The following proteins are co-located in the Campylobacter concisus genome:
- the larE gene encoding ATP-dependent sacrificial sulfur transferase LarE: MTKLEILKNDIKKLENLAVAFSGGVDSSLLLRVAADTLGRRAVAITLKSPYMSGREIKEAVEFTRTYGIRHEILELEAPEAVKNNPQDRCYVCKKAVFTRLIELARHLGFTNIADGTNLDDLGEYRPGLKAKDELGVLSPLKGLKKSEIRELSHELGLPTADKPSYACLLTRLPHDREFSAEEISLVERAENLLISHGFLNIRARFDGKAFKLQMGASETRRFCAGDFSAVVREIAALGEYDILLDLKGLRGEILNDER; this comes from the coding sequence ATGACGAAACTAGAAATTCTAAAAAATGATATAAAAAAACTGGAAAATTTAGCCGTAGCGTTTAGCGGCGGCGTGGATAGCTCGCTACTGTTGCGCGTTGCCGCCGATACGCTAGGCCGGCGCGCGGTAGCTATCACGCTAAAATCGCCCTATATGTCGGGGCGCGAGATAAAAGAGGCGGTAGAATTTACCCGTACTTACGGCATCAGGCACGAAATTTTAGAGCTAGAAGCGCCCGAAGCGGTAAAAAATAATCCGCAAGATCGCTGCTACGTCTGCAAAAAGGCGGTTTTTACGCGGCTAATCGAGCTGGCAAGGCATCTAGGCTTTACAAACATCGCCGACGGTACGAACTTAGACGACCTTGGCGAATACCGCCCGGGGCTTAAAGCAAAAGACGAGCTTGGCGTGCTTTCGCCGCTTAAAGGCCTCAAAAAATCAGAGATTAGAGAGCTTAGCCACGAGCTTGGACTGCCGACCGCGGACAAACCCAGCTACGCGTGCCTTCTGACGCGCCTGCCGCACGATAGGGAGTTTTCCGCGGAGGAAATTTCGCTCGTGGAGCGAGCCGAAAATCTGCTAATCTCGCACGGATTTTTAAACATTCGCGCGCGATTTGACGGCAAAGCCTTTAAGCTGCAAATGGGTGCGAGCGAGACTAGGCGCTTTTGCGCGGGAGATTTTAGCGCCGTCGTACGCGAGATCGCCGCGCTTGGCGAGTATGATATTTTGCTTGATTTAAAGGGGCTTCGCGGGGAGATTTTAAATGACGAAAGATGA
- the larC gene encoding nickel pincer cofactor biosynthesis protein LarC, with protein MAKILYYDASCGISGDMNLGALVELGADFSYLCAQLAKLNLASEFYLRKRKVLKCGISATKIDVVCAANRGQLPLGLLGAKFSPRQNLNGKIHGAEFRADKPAQNHPRPRNFTQILELIESSSLSAFVKKTASEIFSVIARAEAKIHGTSVEQVHFHEVGAADSIADVVGAAICLEALGAPQIFASPIELGGGFAHCAHGRLAVPAPAVCEILKGAQVSLGRANFETTTPTGAAILKACALNLREQDRREPPQNFKILSTGYGAGDKEAADFANALRVILCETSEDLGLKDEPNLSVQIGYGELCERILISTNIDDMDAESFAFACDILRDSGALDVFSRSIFMKKGRAGFELNALCRKQDAARIKGLIFAHTTAIGVRECAVRKTELAREFCEVETKYGKIRLKISRGRVCGFNAEQNSADENLARNYPEILKIKPEFEDCKKAAQRFQTTIREVRNETLKKYDETRNSKK; from the coding sequence ATGGCTAAAATTTTATACTATGATGCTAGCTGCGGTATTAGCGGCGATATGAATTTAGGCGCGCTGGTTGAGCTTGGCGCGGATTTTAGCTATCTTTGCGCCCAGCTTGCTAAGCTAAATTTAGCTAGCGAATTTTACCTACGCAAGCGCAAAGTGCTAAAATGCGGTATCTCCGCAACCAAAATAGACGTCGTTTGCGCGGCAAATCGGGGTCAGCTTCCGCTTGGCCTCTTAGGCGCTAAATTTAGCCCGCGTCAAAATTTAAACGGCAAAATTCACGGCGCCGAATTTAGAGCGGATAAGCCCGCCCAAAACCACCCGCGTCCGCGAAATTTCACGCAAATTTTAGAGCTTATCGAGAGCTCTAGCCTAAGCGCTTTTGTAAAAAAAACGGCAAGCGAAATTTTTAGCGTTATCGCGCGAGCCGAGGCTAAAATCCACGGCACTAGCGTAGAGCAAGTACATTTTCACGAAGTTGGCGCCGCAGACAGCATCGCGGACGTAGTGGGCGCGGCTATCTGCTTGGAGGCTTTGGGCGCGCCGCAAATTTTTGCTTCGCCTATCGAGCTTGGCGGCGGTTTTGCGCATTGCGCTCACGGCAGGCTAGCCGTACCGGCGCCTGCTGTTTGCGAAATTTTAAAAGGCGCGCAAGTAAGCCTAGGGCGGGCAAATTTCGAGACGACTACGCCCACGGGAGCGGCGATTTTAAAGGCCTGCGCGCTAAATTTAAGGGAGCAAGACCGCCGCGAGCCGCCGCAAAATTTTAAAATTTTAAGCACGGGCTACGGCGCGGGCGACAAAGAGGCCGCGGATTTTGCCAACGCGCTTCGCGTGATACTTTGCGAAACGAGCGAGGATTTAGGCTTGAAAGATGAGCCAAATTTGAGCGTGCAGATCGGCTATGGCGAGCTTTGCGAGCGGATTTTAATCTCCACTAATATCGACGACATGGACGCCGAGAGCTTTGCCTTTGCGTGCGATATTTTGCGAGATAGCGGCGCGCTGGACGTATTTAGCAGGTCTATTTTTATGAAAAAGGGGCGCGCGGGCTTTGAGCTAAACGCGCTGTGCCGCAAGCAGGACGCCGCGCGGATAAAGGGGCTAATTTTCGCGCATACGACGGCGATCGGAGTTAGAGAGTGCGCCGTGAGGAAAACGGAGCTTGCGCGCGAGTTTTGCGAGGTAGAGACTAAATACGGCAAAATAAGGCTTAAAATTTCGCGCGGCCGAGTTTGCGGTTTTAACGCCGAACAAAATTCGGCGGATGAAAATTTAGCCCGAAATTACCCCGAAATTTTAAAAATCAAGCCCGAATTCGAGGACTGCAAAAAAGCCGCGCAGAGATTTCAAACGACGATCCGCGAGGTTAGAAACGAGACTTTAAAAAAATATGACGAAACTAGAAATTCTAAAAAATGA
- a CDS encoding lactate racemase domain-containing protein, translating to MQIPIRYGKDDIIDLSVPEKNLLGVFNPNPVAKFDETALIAKALANPINQKSFDEFIAGDEKIVVIVNDGTRPTPTAKVLKQIYPKIRDKNKIFIIATGCHREGTLDEYEMIFGKEIYAELNVKGEVHDHDSKHDEMVFLGESKKGADAKIAILPFGSMTVPKV from the coding sequence GTGCAAATTCCTATTCGCTACGGCAAAGATGATATCATCGACCTAAGCGTTCCGGAAAAAAATTTACTGGGAGTTTTTAACCCCAACCCCGTGGCTAAATTCGACGAAACGGCACTCATCGCAAAGGCTCTGGCAAATCCGATAAATCAAAAAAGCTTCGATGAGTTTATCGCGGGCGATGAAAAGATCGTCGTCATCGTAAACGACGGCACGAGACCTACGCCGACAGCAAAAGTTTTAAAGCAAATTTACCCGAAAATCCGCGATAAAAATAAAATTTTCATCATCGCCACCGGCTGCCACAGAGAGGGCACGCTCGATGAGTACGAGATGATCTTCGGCAAAGAGATTTACGCGGAGCTTAACGTCAAAGGCGAAGTTCACGATCACGACTCCAAACACGACGAGATGGTCTTTTTAGGCGAGAGCAAAAAGGGTGCGGACGCAAAAATAGCCATCTTGCCGTTTGGTTCTATGACTGTGCCTAAGGTTTAA
- a CDS encoding DUF1722 domain-containing protein yields the protein MNSNIVQAQIVADKYHVIRQGIWALRDLRVELFNKDNEKYKKLKKYWKILSKSPISQFSQRQKEILKEILKVDKTLKKMYRIIKEFYKMFESKTVKTMRRRIEQLIEKLRVFNIKQSIKLADTITSWKKEIINIVEYKINNGFVEGNNNKIKVIKRVSYGLRNYERFRKLIYLRLCNR from the coding sequence ATAAATAGTAATATAGTTCAGGCCCAAATAGTAGCAGATAAATATCATGTAATAAGACAAGGGATATGGGCATTAAGAGATTTAAGAGTAGAATTATTTAACAAAGACAATGAAAAGTATAAGAAGTTAAAAAAATATTGGAAAATACTAAGTAAAAGCCCAATAAGTCAGTTTAGTCAAAGACAAAAAGAAATATTAAAAGAGATATTAAAAGTAGATAAGACATTGAAAAAGATGTATAGAATAATAAAAGAATTTTACAAGATGTTTGAGAGCAAGACAGTAAAGACAATGAGAAGGAGAATAGAGCAATTAATTGAAAAATTGAGAGTATTTAATATAAAGCAAAGTATAAAACTAGCAGATACAATAACAAGTTGGAAAAAAGAGATAATAAATATAGTAGAATATAAAATAAACAATGGGTTTGTAGAAGGAAATAACAACAAAATAAAAGTAATAAAAAGAGTATCTTATGGACTAAGAAACTATGAAAGATTTAGAAAATTGATATATTTACGTCTTTGCAATAGATAG